In Dyadobacter subterraneus, a single genomic region encodes these proteins:
- the istA gene encoding IS21 family transposase: MTKSRSLMAGKPRPMSQIKQLLRLHSQGYSIKAIARTLGISKNTVKSYLSKLESVNIEPQELLQLEDPALENKFHAGNPAYKDPRYVHLKGKLDYFRGQLEKVGVTKKLLWEEYIQTFPQGYGYSQFCFHLHQQLVAARSSSVLVFQPADKLMVDFAGKPMHYIDKQTGEVIACQVFVACLPFSDYAFAMAVPSQRIGDFLYALSCCLNELGGVPKALVPDNLKSAVIRADRYEPQINQSLDDFANHYNMSVVPARAGKPKDKSKVENQVKLLYTRVYAKLRNRQFFDITSLNEAIKEKINEHNQTRMQRKDYCRQERFLAVEKPLLLPLPEQHFELKYYCEPKVAHSGHVCIMKHFYSVPYALTGIRVKVVYTRNMVNIYAHGKMVAVHIRSYLKGGYSSVKEHLSSQNQAYLDRSPNYYLQKARSKSEDLYLLVEQIFQQDRYPEQLYRSCDGLFRLHRDSNPDKFAKACQIAIDNGIYSYRFIQKILENNMTDHQDEITQPQTLPAHHNIRGKDYYIQSTINFLQNEN, translated from the coding sequence ATGACTAAAAGCAGATCACTGATGGCTGGAAAACCAAGACCTATGAGCCAGATTAAACAACTTTTACGATTACATTCTCAAGGCTATTCCATTAAGGCTATCGCCCGTACGCTCGGTATCAGCAAGAATACTGTGAAGTCGTATTTAAGCAAACTGGAATCAGTGAATATCGAGCCGCAGGAATTATTGCAGCTGGAAGACCCTGCACTGGAAAACAAGTTTCATGCAGGCAATCCCGCTTATAAAGATCCAAGGTATGTGCATCTGAAGGGTAAGCTTGATTACTTCCGGGGTCAGCTTGAAAAAGTTGGCGTAACTAAAAAGTTACTTTGGGAAGAATACATTCAGACCTTCCCGCAGGGATATGGCTACTCTCAGTTTTGCTTCCATTTACACCAGCAGCTTGTGGCAGCCAGGTCGTCTTCGGTTCTTGTTTTCCAACCCGCAGATAAACTTATGGTAGATTTTGCGGGCAAGCCAATGCATTATATTGATAAGCAGACTGGCGAAGTGATTGCGTGTCAAGTGTTTGTTGCCTGTTTGCCTTTCTCGGATTATGCATTTGCTATGGCAGTTCCCAGCCAACGGATCGGCGACTTCCTGTATGCTCTTTCCTGTTGTCTGAACGAACTGGGTGGTGTACCAAAAGCTTTGGTTCCTGATAATTTAAAGTCTGCCGTGATAAGAGCTGATCGTTATGAACCTCAGATTAACCAGAGCCTGGACGACTTCGCTAATCACTATAATATGTCGGTGGTACCGGCAAGAGCGGGAAAACCTAAAGACAAAAGTAAGGTTGAGAACCAGGTAAAGCTTTTATACACCCGGGTTTATGCCAAGCTTCGTAACCGTCAGTTTTTTGATATCACTTCCTTAAATGAAGCGATAAAAGAAAAGATCAACGAGCATAACCAGACACGCATGCAGCGCAAGGATTACTGCCGTCAGGAACGGTTCCTGGCCGTAGAAAAACCACTGCTGCTACCATTGCCTGAGCAGCACTTTGAGCTGAAGTATTACTGTGAACCCAAGGTTGCCCATAGTGGTCACGTCTGTATCATGAAGCACTTTTACAGTGTTCCCTACGCGCTGACGGGCATAAGGGTAAAGGTTGTTTATACCCGTAATATGGTCAACATTTATGCGCACGGCAAGATGGTCGCTGTTCATATTCGCAGCTATTTGAAGGGAGGATATTCTTCTGTAAAAGAACATCTTAGTTCTCAGAATCAGGCCTATCTGGACCGTAGCCCTAATTATTACCTTCAAAAGGCCAGAAGTAAATCCGAAGACTTATATCTTCTGGTCGAGCAAATCTTCCAGCAGGACCGTTATCCCGAGCAGCTCTACCGAAGCTGCGATGGTCTTTTTCGTCTGCACCGCGATAGCAATCCGGATAAATTTGCAAAGGCCTGCCAGATCGCCATAGATAACGGAATTTACTCTTACCGATTCATTCAGAAGATCCTGGAAAATAACATGACCGATCATCAAGATGAGATAACTCAGCCTCAAACGCTACCGGCACATCATAACATCCGGGGCAAAGATTATTACATACAGTCTACCATTAACTTTTTACAAAATGAAAATTGA
- the istB gene encoding IS21-like element helper ATPase IstB yields MKIEVQLKELRLHGMCSSWQALLETRRHHELNLAEGLELLLQAEHQQRSDQRFERLQKNAQFRYQASVEELNMDSSRGLDRSLVTELATGNYLSKGEAILISGASGAGKSFLASALGHQACAQGYKVQYYNLQKLLLKTKLSRVDGSIYKLMERLSRSELLILDDFGLTRLEQQQRMDLMEIIEDRHAKRSTIIASQLPVANWYDVIGEETVADAILDRLVHTSYRIELKGESLRKKR; encoded by the coding sequence ATGAAAATTGAAGTGCAATTAAAAGAACTACGTCTGCATGGTATGTGCAGCAGCTGGCAGGCATTGCTGGAAACCCGAAGACATCATGAGCTCAATCTTGCCGAAGGTCTTGAACTCCTTCTGCAGGCAGAACACCAGCAGCGCAGTGACCAGCGTTTTGAACGGTTACAGAAGAACGCACAGTTCCGCTACCAGGCTTCCGTCGAAGAATTAAATATGGATAGTTCCAGAGGACTTGACCGTTCGCTGGTCACAGAACTGGCTACCGGAAATTATCTGTCCAAAGGCGAAGCCATCCTGATCAGTGGCGCTTCCGGCGCTGGAAAGAGCTTTTTAGCATCGGCTCTTGGCCACCAGGCTTGTGCGCAGGGCTATAAAGTCCAGTACTACAACCTGCAAAAGTTGCTGTTGAAAACGAAACTAAGCCGGGTCGACGGAAGCATTTACAAGCTCATGGAAAGACTATCACGTTCTGAACTCCTTATTCTGGATGACTTTGGACTTACCCGGCTAGAACAGCAGCAGCGCATGGACCTGATGGAAATTATTGAGGATCGCCACGCGAAAAGGTCCACCATTATTGCAAGTCAATTACCGGTTGCAAACTGGTATGATGTAATTGGTGAGGAAACGGTTGCCGACGCGATATTAGATCGATTAGTCCATACTTCATACCGGATCGAACTAAAAGGTGAAAGTTTAAGAAAAAAACGGTAA
- a CDS encoding helix-turn-helix domain-containing protein, with translation MGKPVLKITRSKPEEIKELLNSDSGFVVATRLNMVYQVAKGLSSREVAKIYGISFKQVTNWVHRFEESGVIGLYDLSGRGRKSILSESDLENIRSVVLKELPTKYGYDRKRWSGPILLEWINSTYNTRYQSAQVYKLLNRIGVEFRKEEGYVAKNNV, from the coding sequence ATGGGCAAACCAGTTCTGAAAATCACACGATCCAAACCAGAGGAGATCAAGGAGTTACTAAACAGTGATTCTGGTTTCGTCGTAGCAACCCGGTTAAATATGGTGTATCAGGTTGCAAAGGGCTTATCTAGCCGAGAGGTGGCGAAAATATATGGCATAAGCTTTAAGCAGGTTACAAATTGGGTACACAGATTTGAGGAAAGTGGAGTAATTGGTCTTTACGATTTATCTGGTCGCGGGCGGAAGTCAATTTTATCGGAATCGGATCTGGAAAATATCAGATCTGTTGTCTTGAAAGAACTGCCAACGAAATACGGGTATGACAGAAAAAGATGGTCAGGGCCGATATTACTGGAATGGATAAATAGCACCTATAATACAAGATATCAAAGTGCCCAGGTTTATAAATTACTAAACAGAATTGGTGTAGAATTCCGGAAAGAGGAAGGATATGTAGCAAAAAATAATGTGTAA
- a CDS encoding alpha/beta hydrolase, producing MKKTILFLAMIVFGITSVQAQQTTKAGKSGIIVLVHGAWSDASAWDAVTPLLKAQQYQVIVVSLPGHGKDQTSFADIKLQTYVDVVKAAIGENNNIVLVGHSMAGVVISEVAEQIPSQIKKLVYLAAYLPHTGESLLSLSTKDAGSHLGKNLIIDQEHGRGIIKKELVTDVFVADAPKKVADYVVANFRTDEPLAPFADKVTLTDKNFGSIKKAYIFTTEDHAVSYPYQLEMVKGSKVANTYTLTTSHTPFISAPSELAKIILKEAK from the coding sequence ATGAAAAAAACGATTCTTTTCCTTGCGATGATAGTATTCGGAATTACTTCCGTTCAAGCACAGCAAACTACGAAGGCAGGTAAATCCGGTATAATTGTGCTGGTTCACGGTGCATGGTCTGATGCCAGCGCCTGGGATGCAGTTACACCGCTCCTTAAGGCACAGCAGTATCAGGTGATAGTCGTCAGCCTTCCGGGCCACGGAAAAGACCAGACTTCTTTTGCCGATATAAAGCTGCAAACCTATGTTGACGTTGTAAAGGCTGCCATCGGTGAAAATAATAACATTGTCCTGGTCGGCCACAGTATGGCCGGGGTTGTAATCAGTGAAGTGGCCGAACAAATACCGTCACAAATAAAAAAACTTGTTTATCTGGCTGCTTATTTGCCGCATACGGGTGAGAGCTTGTTGTCTCTTTCTACAAAAGACGCGGGTTCGCATCTTGGCAAAAACCTAATTATTGACCAGGAGCATGGCCGGGGTATTATTAAGAAAGAACTGGTTACTGATGTGTTTGTAGCGGATGCTCCTAAAAAAGTTGCTGATTACGTCGTGGCCAATTTCAGGACCGATGAACCGCTTGCCCCGTTTGCAGATAAGGTTACCCTAACCGATAAAAATTTTGGCAGTATAAAGAAAGCGTACATCTTCACCACAGAAGACCATGCAGTGAGCTACCCATACCAACTGGAAATGGTGAAGGGGTCAAAAGTTGCCAATACGTACACGCTGACGACCAGTCATACGCCATTTATCTCCGCACCGTCAGAATTGGCCAAGATCATTTTAAAAGAAGCCAAATAA
- a CDS encoding caspase family protein — protein sequence MKKSLALIIGNADYNDRKRNLVNAINDANAIAEKLRTVGFDVIQQNDCDGKAFEQAVADFGTRLADYDVGLFYFSGHGLQIEGVNYLTYASTNFFDDTAVPGTSYRLDRVIKYMERTEAVIKILILDACRDNPLENRYRGAQATGLAPIYAPKGTIIAFSTSPGESAQDYGMGNNSIYTGSLLRHIDDPNIPIEEVFKRVRTSVYSLTQGKQTSWEHTSLIGDYYFNFGQRVVSLQLPYKPHSVADGKYIADDSTFGKIISGLRSHTWETQRQAMASITRTSARELDDDSLFILGRNILQTAEGGCFNAEDFIRRLPDSLSMFGSFRGVHLINGMLFEVYFDKTGAFREEQLKSEWLQELLKLESHSQFRSSFDLIWANLRGCDDTLFYIPGSNAMPVAVEATFQKSVESNYFSDEPSAKDSYKLSSLKFQDNELLIEHGIIKVPIQFKDLPQTVAIWLSVPESKITVSTSMPLQPTDEVWVPRGLRLSKKVKPQDEDDLF from the coding sequence ATGAAAAAATCGCTAGCGCTCATTATTGGTAATGCCGACTACAACGATAGGAAACGCAACCTTGTTAACGCAATCAATGACGCCAATGCGATTGCGGAAAAGTTGCGTACAGTTGGTTTTGATGTCATACAACAGAATGATTGCGATGGAAAGGCATTTGAACAGGCGGTCGCCGACTTTGGCACACGGCTAGCTGACTATGATGTCGGGCTGTTTTATTTTTCCGGCCATGGACTTCAAATCGAGGGTGTCAACTACCTCACTTATGCGAGCACCAATTTCTTCGACGATACCGCAGTTCCGGGCACGTCTTACCGACTGGACCGGGTCATCAAATATATGGAGCGTACCGAGGCGGTGATCAAGATTCTGATTCTGGATGCCTGCCGGGATAATCCCCTTGAAAACAGGTATCGAGGAGCGCAAGCCACCGGTCTTGCGCCGATCTATGCGCCAAAGGGTACGATCATCGCATTTTCCACCTCACCAGGTGAATCTGCCCAGGATTATGGAATGGGAAATAATAGCATCTACACAGGTTCCCTGCTTCGCCATATTGACGATCCGAATATTCCTATCGAAGAGGTCTTTAAGCGCGTGCGAACTTCCGTCTACTCACTTACTCAAGGCAAGCAAACCAGCTGGGAGCACACCTCCCTGATCGGAGATTATTATTTCAACTTTGGTCAAAGGGTGGTTTCTCTGCAACTACCTTATAAGCCTCATTCGGTTGCCGACGGAAAATACATTGCCGATGATTCAACATTTGGCAAGATAATCTCAGGTCTTAGGTCACACACCTGGGAAACGCAACGCCAGGCCATGGCTTCTATAACCAGAACCAGTGCTCGGGAATTAGATGACGATTCTTTGTTCATACTGGGACGAAATATCCTCCAGACAGCAGAGGGTGGCTGCTTCAATGCAGAAGATTTTATCAGGCGACTTCCCGATAGCCTGTCGATGTTTGGTTCTTTCAGAGGCGTTCACCTGATCAACGGGATGCTTTTTGAGGTATATTTTGACAAAACGGGCGCTTTTCGTGAAGAGCAGTTAAAATCAGAGTGGTTGCAGGAACTCCTTAAACTTGAAAGCCACAGCCAGTTTCGCAGTTCGTTCGATCTTATTTGGGCCAACCTGCGGGGATGTGATGATACACTGTTCTATATACCTGGAAGCAATGCAATGCCGGTCGCTGTTGAGGCAACGTTTCAGAAAAGTGTTGAAAGTAACTATTTTAGCGATGAGCCCTCGGCTAAGGACTCCTACAAGCTTTCTTCATTGAAATTTCAGGATAATGAGCTGCTGATTGAACATGGAATTATAAAAGTGCCGATCCAGTTCAAAGATCTCCCGCAAACAGTCGCAATTTGGCTTTCTGTGCCCGAATCCAAAATCACAGTCAGCACCTCCATGCCTCTGCAGCCCACCGATGAAGTCTGGGTACCAAGGGGGCTTCGGCTTTCAAAAAAGGTTAAGCCTCAGGACGAAGATGACTTGTTCTAA
- a CDS encoding SDR family oxidoreductase encodes MILSGKTILITGAGSGIGLDTAKLLASKGNRVIITGRKPEKLKKAVEGLENITAMTSDITVAEDVKELVARITAEFGSLNVLINNAAVSSVYSHGQNSEAFEKATEELLTNYLSVIRLNEKFLPLLSAQTEAAIVNVTSVVSFLPVGIIPTYSDSKAALHSYTITLRRTLAKDTSIRVFELLPPLVNTEFTKAIGGETNGMPPIQVAQALIDGIENNEEEIYVGAAKELYNLYASNPLEALNIINQ; translated from the coding sequence ATGATTCTATCAGGTAAAACAATTTTAATCACAGGTGCCGGATCCGGAATAGGCCTGGATACTGCAAAGTTGCTGGCTTCAAAAGGCAATAGGGTAATTATTACCGGAAGAAAACCTGAAAAGCTAAAAAAAGCCGTTGAAGGACTCGAAAACATCACTGCAATGACAAGTGATATCACCGTTGCAGAAGATGTAAAAGAGCTAGTTGCCAGAATTACAGCAGAGTTTGGATCTTTAAATGTATTGATCAATAATGCAGCGGTTTCGTCTGTTTATTCCCATGGACAGAATTCTGAAGCTTTTGAAAAAGCCACAGAAGAACTGCTCACCAACTATCTGTCAGTAATTCGTCTGAATGAGAAATTCCTTCCTTTGCTGAGTGCCCAGACTGAAGCAGCGATAGTCAATGTAACCTCCGTCGTATCTTTTCTCCCTGTTGGCATAATACCAACTTATTCTGATAGTAAAGCAGCTCTTCATTCTTACACCATCACGCTCAGACGTACTCTGGCAAAAGATACTTCCATACGTGTCTTTGAACTATTGCCACCGCTTGTAAATACAGAATTTACAAAAGCGATCGGTGGTGAAACAAATGGAATGCCGCCAATTCAGGTAGCTCAGGCACTGATCGACGGAATTGAAAATAACGAAGAAGAAATTTATGTAGGAGCTGCAAAGGAACTTTATAATCTGTATGCATCAAACCCCTTGGAAGCTCTGAATATAATTAACCAATAA
- a CDS encoding SDR family oxidoreductase, translating to MINKKIALVTGANRGIGFETAKQLGEQNVIVVLAARKLADAEQAAAKLKLLGIDAHGIQLDITRESERLAAAQTIEDLFGKLDILINNAGVAPKDMLKKSVNIQTTPEDFDWVFKTNFFGAVHLTSALLPLLKKSDSGRIVNLSSGVGSLSIQSMADSPLAAFRTLSYNASKASLNMFTILLAEELKEFGIKVNSAHPGWVKTEMGSADAQLEIAEGAKTSVELALIDDEGPSGKFYHLGEVISW from the coding sequence ATGATTAACAAAAAAATTGCGCTTGTCACCGGTGCCAATCGCGGGATAGGTTTTGAAACGGCCAAACAACTGGGTGAGCAAAATGTTATTGTGGTTCTAGCTGCACGAAAACTCGCCGATGCCGAGCAGGCGGCGGCTAAACTCAAATTACTGGGGATAGATGCACATGGCATTCAGCTTGATATTACCAGGGAATCAGAAAGGTTGGCAGCGGCTCAGACCATTGAAGATTTATTTGGAAAACTGGACATACTAATCAACAATGCCGGGGTAGCACCAAAGGATATGCTGAAAAAATCAGTGAATATCCAAACTACACCTGAGGATTTTGACTGGGTTTTCAAGACTAATTTCTTTGGTGCAGTGCACCTGACCAGTGCACTTTTACCACTTTTAAAGAAAAGCGATTCGGGCCGGATCGTCAATCTTTCAAGCGGTGTGGGTTCATTATCTATACAGTCTATGGCAGATAGTCCTTTGGCTGCTTTTCGTACCCTGTCCTATAATGCTTCCAAGGCATCTTTGAACATGTTTACCATTTTATTGGCTGAGGAATTAAAGGAGTTTGGCATTAAGGTCAACTCTGCACATCCGGGCTGGGTAAAAACAGAAATGGGTTCGGCTGATGCACAACTGGAAATTGCCGAAGGCGCCAAGACCAGCGTAGAACTTGCACTCATTGATGATGAAGGCCCGTCTGGTAAATTCTATCATTTGGGAGAAGTAATAAGCTGGTAA
- a CDS encoding toll/interleukin-1 receptor domain-containing protein, with product MTVNVNNPEIYISYSWEAESEKVIEQLNSICNLNGVKIVRDKTEIGFKGLISAFMKRLGKSGSVVLLLSDKYLKSENCMFELLEIVRHGNFYDRIFPIVLSSAKFYKPIDRIKYLSFWEKEIDALNNEMLTLKSQANLQGIRDSLDRYTKFRAMLAELTTVLSDMNNYTLQHHLDTDFAELLKIVLKEGADSGENNISSMEDTTPFFLLESKYETERGKIANEGVVQKITSKAYWEFCVRPMKDKKLNISDIKAAIERSSTGDGWNFPHIPGYNSEEELYRNGVDFLESVSDLGTRKEFWRMYKSGHFIDLWALPEDWYADSEMYSSLNKKVVSETVVNLHGSIVFFITDSISFLSKLFAVGFYKEDLKINLTLKNVLNRKLRVDGDRREPLHNPRITGEHQIVLEYTLSSADIVATHMDISKELIIMALEAFGFAGSEEDIRSEQRKRVR from the coding sequence ATGACCGTCAATGTAAATAATCCGGAAATTTATATTTCCTATTCTTGGGAGGCAGAAAGTGAGAAAGTCATTGAGCAGTTAAATTCAATTTGTAATTTGAATGGTGTCAAAATCGTTCGAGACAAGACAGAAATTGGTTTTAAGGGCTTGATATCGGCATTCATGAAGAGATTGGGTAAAAGCGGATCGGTAGTGCTTTTGCTATCCGACAAGTACCTAAAATCTGAAAACTGCATGTTTGAATTGCTAGAAATTGTTAGACACGGAAATTTCTATGATCGAATTTTTCCAATCGTACTAAGCTCTGCTAAGTTTTACAAGCCCATCGATCGAATCAAATACCTCTCGTTTTGGGAAAAGGAGATTGATGCTCTCAATAATGAAATGCTTACACTTAAAAGCCAAGCAAATCTTCAAGGGATCAGGGATTCGTTAGATAGATACACAAAGTTTAGAGCGATGCTTGCGGAATTGACAACCGTTCTGAGTGATATGAATAATTATACTTTGCAGCATCATCTTGATACGGACTTCGCGGAACTACTGAAGATTGTTTTGAAGGAAGGTGCTGATAGTGGTGAAAATAACATTAGTAGTATGGAAGATACTACTCCTTTTTTCTTATTGGAAAGTAAGTATGAGACGGAGCGTGGCAAGATCGCAAATGAAGGCGTAGTTCAAAAAATAACTAGTAAGGCTTATTGGGAATTTTGTGTTCGTCCAATGAAAGATAAAAAACTCAATATTTCAGACATCAAAGCAGCGATCGAAAGGTCTAGTACCGGCGACGGGTGGAATTTCCCCCATATTCCAGGCTATAATTCAGAAGAGGAGCTTTACAGAAATGGAGTTGATTTTTTGGAGTCGGTCTCAGATTTAGGAACAAGGAAGGAATTCTGGCGCATGTACAAATCAGGCCATTTTATAGATCTCTGGGCTCTTCCAGAAGATTGGTATGCAGATTCGGAAATGTATTCAAGTTTGAATAAGAAAGTTGTTTCTGAAACAGTTGTAAATCTTCACGGCTCCATCGTATTCTTCATAACTGACTCAATTAGTTTTCTTTCTAAGCTATTTGCAGTCGGTTTCTATAAGGAAGACCTAAAAATTAATCTCACTTTAAAGAACGTACTTAATCGCAAGTTAAGAGTTGATGGTGATAGAAGAGAACCACTTCATAATCCAAGAATCACCGGAGAGCATCAAATTGTTCTGGAATACACATTGTCATCAGCGGACATTGTTGCAACTCATATGGACATATCAAAGGAGTTAATTATCATGGCATTGGAGGCATTTGGATTCGCGGGGAGTGAAGAAGATATAAGGAGTGAGCAAAGGAAACGTGTCCGTTAA
- a CDS encoding ISL3 family transposase, with product MSISHFVLPAGIRFGQVSIKHNSSGVLITALSAQKYSPCPICNVRSKTIHSYYHRKLADLSIAGNKVQVLLHCRKFFCGNTKCYRKVFTERFTNELLTYARRFCRTTKTLAKIGLELGGNKGSAISRAIACPISPATMIRTVKKICYCTDQQTSGVIGVDDWAFKKGRNYGTVIVDLVNARIVDLLGDREAETLANWLEKHPEVHTVSRDRASAYALGIRKGAPQAVQVADRFHLLVNLRDALQRSFHKHSAVLKAAFKEFTEQKNPDKPQYVEEISEHSIIKPSVHTPENTSLFTGNVSLQRQFKFEKAKELYSKGYDIGPIAKHLNASRRSIRKYIRLDVLPARTEPVYSPLMSNFDKFRQYLSANYKPGLTTYRQLHQTIVANGFNGKYSSFCDRMNQLVKGGEMQFVSQNENIALKPLPDIKIWSITKLSFMALSDVDKLNVTDKEFLDFLYRSSSIISEASELASQFKKLFYTKEPGSLQKWIERAIKSDSSLKTFAKGILLDYEAVNQAVISSISNGQVEGQVNKLKTIKRKMYGRAGFDLLKTMVLAN from the coding sequence ATGTCGATATCTCATTTTGTACTTCCTGCTGGTATCCGTTTCGGACAGGTATCTATCAAACATAACAGCTCCGGTGTATTAATAACTGCCCTGTCTGCCCAAAAGTATTCGCCATGTCCCATCTGTAATGTGCGAAGTAAAACTATTCATAGCTATTACCATCGGAAGTTGGCAGATTTATCAATTGCAGGAAATAAGGTTCAGGTCTTGCTGCATTGCAGAAAGTTTTTCTGCGGTAATACAAAATGTTACCGAAAAGTATTTACTGAAAGATTTACAAATGAGCTATTAACTTATGCAAGACGATTTTGCAGAACTACAAAAACACTTGCAAAAATTGGGTTAGAACTGGGTGGAAATAAAGGATCTGCAATAAGCAGAGCTATTGCCTGTCCGATAAGTCCGGCAACAATGATAAGAACAGTCAAAAAAATTTGTTATTGTACGGATCAGCAGACTTCCGGAGTGATTGGTGTCGACGACTGGGCCTTTAAAAAAGGGAGAAATTATGGAACTGTCATAGTTGATCTGGTTAATGCCAGAATAGTCGATTTATTAGGTGACAGGGAAGCTGAGACTTTGGCCAACTGGCTTGAAAAGCATCCGGAAGTACATACTGTTTCGCGTGATCGCGCCAGTGCCTATGCGCTCGGAATTCGTAAAGGGGCGCCACAGGCAGTCCAGGTGGCTGATCGCTTCCATCTCCTTGTTAATCTACGTGATGCACTTCAGCGATCGTTTCACAAACACAGTGCCGTTTTAAAGGCGGCTTTTAAAGAATTTACTGAACAAAAAAATCCTGACAAACCGCAGTATGTTGAGGAAATTAGCGAACATTCCATTATTAAACCAAGTGTCCATACCCCGGAAAATACCTCATTATTTACAGGTAATGTAAGTTTACAAAGGCAGTTTAAATTTGAAAAAGCCAAAGAACTTTATTCTAAAGGTTATGACATCGGACCTATTGCCAAGCACCTTAACGCAAGTAGGAGATCGATAAGAAAATACATTCGTCTCGATGTGTTGCCAGCAAGAACAGAGCCTGTTTACTCTCCATTAATGAGTAACTTTGACAAGTTTAGGCAGTACTTAAGTGCAAATTATAAGCCGGGCCTTACAACATACAGACAATTGCATCAAACTATTGTTGCAAATGGATTTAATGGGAAATACAGCAGCTTTTGTGACAGGATGAACCAACTTGTTAAAGGGGGAGAAATGCAATTTGTGTCTCAAAACGAAAACATAGCTTTAAAACCACTGCCTGACATTAAAATTTGGTCAATTACGAAATTGTCCTTTATGGCCCTTTCCGATGTGGATAAACTAAACGTCACAGACAAAGAATTTCTTGATTTTTTATACAGATCATCCAGTATTATAAGTGAAGCATCAGAACTTGCAAGTCAATTCAAAAAGTTATTTTATACAAAGGAACCCGGAAGTCTACAAAAATGGATTGAACGAGCGATAAAGTCAGATTCAAGCCTGAAAACATTTGCAAAAGGAATACTCCTGGATTATGAAGCTGTGAATCAGGCCGTCATATCGAGTATCAGTAACGGGCAAGTTGAAGGACAAGTAAATAAACTTAAAACCATTAAGAGAAAAATGTACGGAAGGGCTGGATTTGACCTTTTAAAGACAATGGTACTCGCAAATTAA
- a CDS encoding TetR/AcrR family transcriptional regulator translates to MGKAERTKQYILEKASIILNEKGISGTTVDSVLEAADVARGCLYGHFLNKDALCNETADYLLDLNDRKTIEFVTKEKTAKGRIHAYLKFNSDPLNTVIQGGCPIMNLAAEADDNNPVIKEKVKKNMIAAQKFLSDILDEGIKNGEFKDSLNPDEFAIKLFSSVQGGIVIGRTLGSAQPMRALIKSLKSELKTFEK, encoded by the coding sequence ATGGGGAAGGCAGAAAGGACCAAACAATACATTCTTGAAAAAGCATCAATTATTCTAAATGAAAAGGGAATTTCAGGGACTACGGTAGATAGTGTTCTTGAAGCTGCCGATGTTGCCAGAGGCTGCCTTTACGGCCATTTTTTGAATAAAGATGCCTTATGTAACGAAACGGCAGACTATTTACTAGACCTGAATGACAGGAAAACCATAGAGTTTGTGACCAAGGAAAAAACCGCTAAAGGCAGGATTCATGCTTATCTGAAATTCAATAGTGATCCGTTGAACACCGTTATCCAGGGAGGATGCCCGATAATGAATTTGGCTGCTGAGGCAGATGACAACAACCCTGTTATCAAAGAAAAAGTAAAGAAAAACATGATTGCTGCCCAAAAATTTCTTTCTGATATTTTAGACGAAGGAATTAAGAACGGGGAATTTAAAGATTCGTTAAATCCGGATGAATTCGCTATAAAATTATTTTCATCTGTACAAGGTGGCATCGTTATAGGCCGCACGCTGGGAAGCGCACAGCCTATGCGGGCACTGATTAAAAGTCTTAAATCAGAACTTAAAACTTTCGAAAAATAA
- a CDS encoding restriction endonuclease produces MANYSQNTLAGHFHNCDNAATNQDKGRAFEDLACYLFQNLPGVSIAMRNQMNAFDNEEIDVAIWNDRVARGIHFLPNVILIECKNWTKPVSSIEVSWFCQKLQSRGLDFGILIANNGITGNQADLDAAHNTIAMHLSQKRRLVVITRTEINSLSTTVEMITLIKNKLCLLAVGGRIS; encoded by the coding sequence ATGGCCAACTATTCACAGAACACATTAGCTGGCCACTTTCATAATTGTGACAACGCAGCCACAAATCAAGATAAGGGAAGAGCATTTGAAGATTTGGCATGCTATCTTTTCCAAAATCTACCTGGGGTAAGTATTGCGATGAGGAATCAAATGAACGCCTTTGACAATGAAGAAATTGATGTGGCTATATGGAACGATCGTGTGGCAAGGGGTATTCATTTTTTACCAAATGTAATCTTGATAGAATGTAAAAACTGGACTAAGCCAGTTTCTAGTATTGAGGTTAGTTGGTTTTGTCAAAAGCTTCAATCCAGAGGTCTTGATTTTGGAATCCTTATAGCAAACAATGGAATCACTGGAAATCAGGCAGATCTTGACGCTGCTCACAATACAATAGCAATGCATCTAAGTCAAAAGAGGCGTTTGGTAGTGATAACAAGAACAGAGATTAATTCCCTAAGCACAACGGTGGAAATGATTACTCTAATAAAAAATAAACTTTGCCTTCTGGCAGTAGGAGGACGCATATCGTAA